In Deltaproteobacteria bacterium, one DNA window encodes the following:
- a CDS encoding DsbE family thiol:disulfide interchange protein: MIKRSILFVVIVCPILYFLAFGLTRNPRDLPSVMIGKKAPNFSLETMEGKKLTLESLTGTPLVVNFWATWCGPCFYEHPVLKKARDRYEKEGVKFLGVVYQDQKETVLQFLKEEGSPFLALLDPESKMAINYGVGGVPETFFIDAHGIIQEKFSGILTTEYINEQIEKLTKK, translated from the coding sequence ATGATAAAACGCTCTATTCTTTTTGTTGTCATCGTCTGCCCCATTCTTTATTTTCTGGCCTTCGGCTTGACCAGAAATCCAAGGGATCTTCCGTCCGTCATGATCGGCAAAAAAGCGCCGAATTTTTCTCTGGAGACGATGGAAGGCAAAAAATTGACATTGGAATCTCTTACGGGCACCCCGCTTGTTGTGAATTTTTGGGCCACATGGTGCGGTCCCTGTTTCTACGAACATCCGGTTCTTAAAAAAGCCCGAGACCGCTACGAAAAAGAAGGTGTGAAATTTTTAGGTGTTGTCTATCAGGATCAAAAGGAAACGGTTCTCCAATTTTTGAAAGAGGAGGGAAGCCCTTTCCTTGCCCTTCTGGACCCGGAAAGTAAAATGGCCATCAACTACGGTGTTGGCGGCGTTCCGGAAACATTCTTCATCGACGCTCACGGAATCATCCAAGAAAAATTCTCAGGCATCCTCACCACAGAATACATCAACGAACAAATCGAAAAATTAACCAAAAAGTAG